One window from the genome of Eucalyptus grandis isolate ANBG69807.140 chromosome 7, ASM1654582v1, whole genome shotgun sequence encodes:
- the LOC104453868 gene encoding LOW QUALITY PROTEIN: UDP-glycosyltransferase 89A2 (The sequence of the model RefSeq protein was modified relative to this genomic sequence to represent the inferred CDS: inserted 1 base in 1 codon) has product MEPPPPHVLIFPYPAQGHMLAHLDLAHQLSLRGLALTVLVTPKNLPLLAPLLSAHPSVQTLVLPFPPHPKLPPGVEHVRDVGNAGNVRVISALSALRLPLARWFASHPDPPVAIFSDFFLGWTQDLAAELGIPRIAFFSVAAFLPLVIDFCFRNVESVRSVSTDAVVELPDLPGAPSFREEHLPSIFRLYKESDPDWEIVKNSMFGNMASXGCVFNTLDHLEGRYLEHLRRKTGHGRVYSVGPLNLIGLDDVFSRGDPGTGAGPGGDVLGWLDGCPDGSVLYVCFGSQKLMSREQMEALASGLERSGARFVWVVKAATAQQAEEGYGAVPDGFEARVAGRGRVVTGWAPQVPILRHRAVGGFLSHCGWNSVQEAMVAGKVVLAWPMEADQFVNARLLVEDMGVAVRACEGTHTVPDPEELGRAIAGSMREDLPERGRVQELRRKAVEAVEPSGGSSWRGLDEFVKELGRLQKQRT; this is encoded by the exons atGGAGCCTCCGCCGCCGCACGTCTTGATATTCCCATACCCGGCGCAAGGTCACATGCTCGCTCACCTTGACCTCGCCCACCAGCTCTCCCTCCGCGGGCTCGCCCTCACCGTGCTGGTCACCCCCAAGAACCTCCCCCTCCTCGCCCCTCTCCTCTCCGCCCACCCCTCCGTCCAGACCCTCGTCCTCCCCTTCCCTCCCCACCCCAAGCTCCCGCCCGGCGTCGAGCACGTCCGCGACGTCGGCAACGCCGGCAACGTCCGCGTCATCTCCGCCCTCTCCGCCCTCCGCCTCCCCCTCGCCCGGTGGTTCGCCTCCCACCCCGACCCTCCCGTGGCCATCTTCTCCGACTTCTTCCTCGGCTGGACCCAGGACCTGGCCGCCGAGCTCGGCATCCCCCGGATCGCCTTCTTCTCCGTCGCCGCGTTCTTGCCGCTGGTCATTGACTTCTGCTTCCGGAACGTGGAGAGCGTGAGGAGCGTGAGCACCGACGCCGTGGTGGAGCTCCCCGATCTGCCCGGAGCGCCGTCGTTCCGGGAGGAGCACCTGCCGTCCATATTCCGCCTCTACAAGGAGTCCGACCCGGATTGGGAGATTGTTAAGAATAGCATGTTTGGGAATATGGCCT TGGGTTGCGTGTTCAATACGCTTGATCACTTGGAAGGCCGGTATCTGGAGCACCTGAGGCGGAAAACGGGCCACGGCCGGGTTTACAGCGTCGGCCCGCTGAATCTGATCGGGCTCGATGACGTCTTCAGCCGGGGAGACCCGGGCACCGGTGCGGGACCAGGCGGCGACGTCCTGGGCTGGCTCGATGGGTGCCCGGACGGGTCGGTCCTCTACGTTTGCTTCGGTAGCCAGAAGCTGATGTCCCGGGAGCAGATGGAGGCCCTGGCGTCCGGGCTCGAGAGGAGCGGGGCCCGGTTTGTGTGGGTCGTCAAGGCCGCCACGGCCCAACAGGCGGAGGAAGGTTATGGGGCCGTCCCGGACGGCTTCGAGGCCCGGGTGGCGGGCCGGGGGAGGGTCGTGACGGGATGGGCCCCGCAGGTGCCCATACTGCGCCACCGGGCGGTGGGCGGGTTCCTGAGccactgcgggtggaactcggTCCAGGAGGCGATGGTGGCGGGGAAGGTGGTGCTGGCATGGCCGATGGAGGCGGACCAGTTCGTGAACGCACGGCTGCTGGTAGAGGACATGGGCGTGGCGGTGAGGGCGTGCGAGGGGACGCACACGGTGCCAGACCCAGAGGAGCTGGGCCGGGCGATCGCGGGGTCGATGAGGGAGGACTTGCCGGAGCGGGGGAGGGTGcaggagctgaggaggaaggCGGTGGAGGCAGTGGAGCCCAGCGGCGGGAGCTCTTGGAGAGGCTTGGACGAATTTGTGAAGGAGTTGGGCCGACTGCAAAAGCAACGAACGTGA
- the LOC104453869 gene encoding phosphatidylinositol 4-kinase gamma 7 yields MSRELDSPVQTQMAVAFFKSPLSREYHGTNRNEGKQPTGRRRVFVQTETGCVLGMELDRSDNAHTVKRRLQIALNFPIEQSCLSFGDKVLKNDLSAVLNDSPLLLTRNFLHRSSSTPCLSPTGRDIQHRDKSGPIEILGRSDRFDDRFKQLVEDIVKGINMGVDPLPAHGGLGGAYYFRNSRGDSVAIIKPTDEEPFAPNNPKGFVGKALGQPGLKRSVRVGETGIREVAAYLLDSGLPADVPPTALVKITHHIFNINDGVNPDKPNKKKKVSKIASLQQFIPHDFDASDHGTSSFPVSAVHRIGILDIRIFNTDRHAGNLLVSKLDSMGSFGQVKLIPIDHGLCLPETLEDPYFEWIHWPQASIPFSEDELEYIEKLDYKDDCKMLQKELPMIREACLRVLTLCTIFLKRAAAYGLCLAEIGEMMSREFRSGEEEPSELEVVCIEARRSIAERDLLSPKPDVGEDEFLFDIDCEDSESGVDDYMHRERFDFGIGSNGWNPLSRLEEASEEEEESECEEEKKREDVAGVEAFERLPPVSKLSMSLKNTVLGKKSRKQPKYSGRMQENGFMANSSSGHRSANEQLPPSVSFVNLADMSEDEWLLFLEKFQELLDPAFENRKSATLGHRQRLRLGTSCQF; encoded by the coding sequence ATGTCTCGTGAGTTGGACAGCCCTGTCCAGACTCAGATGGCTGTGGCTTTTTTCAAGAGCCCACTTAGCAGGGAGTACCATGGGACTAACAGAAATGAGGGGAAGCAACCTACTGGGAGGAGACGGGTTTTCGTGCAGACCGAAACCGGCTGTGTGCTGGGTATGGAGCTGGATCGCAGTGACAATGCCCACACTGTGAAAAGGCGGTTGCAGATCGCTCTTAATTTCCCTATAGAGCAGAGCTGTTTGTCTTTCGGGGACAAGGTACTGAAAAATGATCTCAGTGCTGTCCTAAATGATTCGCCACTTCTCCTTACAAGGAATTTTCTTCATAGGAGCTCATCGACACCTTGTCTTTCACCAACTGGGAGGGATATCCAGCATAGAGATAAGAGTGGTCCGATAGAAATACTTGGCCGGTCAGATCGATTTGATGATAGATTCAAGCAATTGGTGGAGGACATCGTGAAGGGGATTAACATGGGAGTTGATCCACTCCCCGCTCACGGTGGTCTTGGGGGTGCGTACTACTTCCGAAATAGTAGAGGTGATTCTGTTGCTATTATAAAGCCGACTGATGAAGAACCATTTGCCCCCAATAATCCTAAAGGATTTGTTGGCAAAGCTCTAGGACAACCGGGCTTAAAAAGATCTGTGCGAGTTGGAGAAACAGGGATCAGAGAGGTTGCAGCTTATCTTCTAGACTCTGGACTTCCTGCTGATGTGCCTCCAACTGCTCTGGTGAAGATCACTCACCATATCTTCAATATTAATGATGGAGTGAATCCTGACaagccaaataaaaagaagaaggttaGCAAGATCGCATCTCTTCAGCAGTTCATACCACATGATTTTGATGCCAGTGATCATGGGACCTCAAGCTTTCCTGTTTCTGCTGTGCATCGAATTGGAATATTAGACATTAGAATTTTTAACACGGACAGGCATGCTGGAAACCTTTTAGTAAGTAAACTTGACAGCATGGGAAGTTTTGGTCAGGTGAAACTAATTCCTATCGATCATGGCCTTTGCTTGCCAGAAACTTTGGAGGACCCATACTTCGAGTGGATTCACTGGCCTCAGGCTTCAATTCCTTTTTCCGAGGATGAATTGGAGTACATAGAAAAGCTGGACTATAAAGATGATTGTAAAATGCTGCAGAAGGAGCTTCCCATGATCCGAGAAGCTTGTCTTCGCGTGCTGACCCTCTGCACCATTTTCCTGAAGAGAGCTGCTGCATATGGCCTCTGTCTTGCTGAAATTGGTGAAATGATGAGCAGGGAATTTCGCAGTGGTGAGGAAGAACCAAGTGAACTGGAGGTCGTGTGCATTGAGGCGAGAAGGTCTATAGCTGAGAGGGATCTTTTGTCCCCCAAGCCAGACGTGGGAGAGGATGAGTTTCTATTTGATATTGACTGTGAGGATAGTGAGTCAGGCGTGGATGATTATATGCATAGAGAACGTTTTGATTTTGGAATAGGTAGTAATGGCTGGAATCCTCTGTCTAGACTGGAGGAGGCAagcgaggaggaagaagagagtgaatgtgaagaagagaagaagagggaggatGTTGCTGGGGTTGAGGCATTTGAGAGGCTTCCCCCAGTGTCAAAACTTTCCATGTCCTTGAAAAACACAGTCTTGGGTAAGAAGAGTCGAAAGCAACCTAAATATTCTGGTAGGATGCAGGAAAATGGCTTCATGGCTAATTCGTCATCTGGGCACAGAAGTGCAAATGAGCAGCTTCCTCCAAGTGTAAGCTTTGTGAATCTCGCTGACATGAGTGAGGATGAATGGCTTCTGTTTCTGGAGAAGTTCCAGGAGCTGCTGGATCCTGCATTTGAGAACAGGAAGTCTGCTACCTTAGGCCATAGGCAGAGGCTGAGGCTTGGGACTTCTTGCCAGTTTTGA